Proteins from one Plodia interpunctella isolate USDA-ARS_2022_Savannah chromosome 7, ilPloInte3.2, whole genome shotgun sequence genomic window:
- the LOC128671573 gene encoding PHD finger protein 14 isoform X1 — protein MSNLDNIPEGRGPAKRKVKPVEPQALLDFDLGEGESSDDSDFRIEDHPEESDDYSINSDDDKKGNANSESSEDESDSDLERFKTNSNKIGEEMSVAELLENSKKEFKFPGDLANVLICAGCLGSRSDDFNEIVGCDGCGVTVHEGCYGVSDVASESSTVSSASTEPWFCEACKAGVTDPSCELCPNKGGIFKETEVGAWVHLVCALYVPGVAFSEVEHLSGVTLFEMAYSRWGARACALCCDATLARTGVCVGCDAGLCKTFFHVTCGQREGLLAEAHSEEAEQADPFYAHCRLHSDKALVKKRKRNWLALQFRTEKRRQELQSSVTTDEKLRFQRKLVKCRRKYLQQKENRNPPWVPTQKMARMLYSSASAMRQFQHKAECMGVDIHALEFQDAQMAALRDVSRRWHVPPAFSVEFVGYYLDRNTRVTSLRSSLQRLTIENEKLLAEDDTLRNDYDEASKENTEALAELTSTREALQKIYNAIITVCPKKTPPAILEDKPLLPPVIPRSTPKVTPQQLQKRSMSVPTAAALKMGVGFPLSDNPDARHGKVLSTSLEAGGLAARECAVCARSSEQHLMAACDTCAQHYHLHCLRPPLQRPPKKSKLYGWQCSECDKTSDSEPEVLEKKVPRRSRIRYSKDGAIITELASPGSTPNSPPPKPKADKSHKVEKSLKITPTENLSPIKVTIKPFEFSSENENEMKKKDKKMKKSKQPKEHTSGSAGESDSPSKKLKRSFTSPSLTNTPLMSITPIVADSPNDSHNENSNASINNTSMKRDEGFVPQNLSFSSLLNESKERDSKTIESSIESTLANLSSDIATYKANRKRRKEKHRSRYSPDFMRSPSKSHKHKRKKKTQDMENPDTPHPRITIKIKPIPKPDGSLDTQMFYVPTDSNDGPPPSVMKNLSKPGVEATPPDPPQVEAPPAAESEGTTPLPITQEENPETATTKPKRSRNARARRGPDQSASGGAALAPMTHCDVCAQPGDGTNLVRCDECHKRYHFTCLEPPLNKNPKKRGYSWHCADCDPTDVEENN, from the exons ATGAGTAAtc TCGACAATATTCCAGAGGGTCGAGGGCCGGCCAAAAGGAAGGTGAAACCAGTTGAGCCACAGGCTTTGCTAGATTTTGATCTGGGTGAAGGCGAGAGCTCAGACGACTCAGACTTTCGAATTGAAGATCACCCGGAGGAGAGTGATGACTACTCTATCAACAGTGATGACGACAAAA aagGAAATGCTAACAGTGAGTCATCAGAAGATGAGTCTGATTCAGATCTTGAACGctttaaaacaaatagtaataaaattggaGAAGAGATGTCGGTTGCTGAGTTGCTGGAAAATAGCAAGAAGGAGTTCaag tttcCTGGAGACTTAGCTAATGTGCTAATTTGTGCTGGGTGTCTTGGCTCGCGATCGGATGATTTTAATGAGATTGTTGGTTGTGATGGCTGTGGGGTCACCGTGCATGAAG GTTGCTATGGTGTTTCTGATGTGGCTAGTGAGTCAAGTACAGTCAGTTCTGCATCCACAGAGCCATGGTTCTGTGAGGCTTGCAAAGCTGGAGTTACTGACCCTAGCTGTGAACTTTGTCCAAATAAAG gtggCATTTTCAAAGAAACAGAAGTTGGAGCATGGGTGCATTTAGTTTGTGCACTGTATGTGCCGGGAGTCGCATTTTCAGAG GTGGAACATCTGTCCGGCGTGACGCTGTTCGAGATGGCGTACTCGCGGTGGGGCGCGCGCGCGTGCGCGCTGTGCTGCGACGCGACGCTGGCGCGCACCGGCGTCTGCGTCGGCTGCGACGCCGGCTTGTGCAAGACCTTCTTCCATGTCACCTG tggACAGCGAGAAGGTTTGCTGGCCGAAGCGCATTCAGAAGAAGCGGAACAAGCGGATCCATTCTACGCGCATTGTCGGCTACACTCTGACAAGGCTCTCGTGAAGAAACGCAAGAGGAACTGGCTGGCTTTGCAATTCAGGACTGAGAAACG GCGACAAGAACTACAAAGTAGCGTGACCACTGATGAAAAACTCCGATTCCAGAGGAAGCTGGTGAAGTGCAGGCGGAAGTATTTGCAGCAGAAGGAGAACAGGAATCCGCCATGGG TGCCCACTCAAAAGATGGCGCGTATGCTGTACAGCAGTGCGTCGGCCATGAGGCAGTTCCAGCACAAAGCCGAATGTATGGGCGTCGATATACATGCGCTGGAGTTCCAGGATGCACAG ATGGCAGCACTGCGCGATGTGTCCCGTCGCTGGCACGTGCCGCCCGCGTTTTCTGTGGAATTCGTGGGATATTACTTGGACAG GAATACTCGTGTGACGTCATTACGCAGTTCCCTGCAACGACTCACCATTGAGAACGAAAAGTTGTTGGCGGAGGACGACACACTGAGGAATGATTATGATGAG GCGTCAAAGGAGAACACAGAAGCTCTCGCCGAATTGACATCGACCAGAGAGGCGCTACAAAAGATCTACAACGCCATTATAACAGTGTGCCCTAAGAAAACTCCGCCCGCCATCTTGGAAGACAAGCCTCTGTTGCCGCCGGTGATCCCCAGGTCCACGCCCAAGGTCACACCGCAGCAGTTGCAGAAacg GTCTATGTCTGTGCCTACCGCTGCGGCCCTAAAGATGGGCGTTGGTTTTCCTCTTAGCGACAACCCGGACGCTCGCCATGGAAAAGTCTTGTCTACTTCTTTGGAAG CGGGGGGGTTGGCGGCGCGCGAGTGCGCAGTGTGCGCGCGCAGCAGCGAGCAGCACCTGATGGCGGCGTGCGACACGTGCGCGCAGCACTACCACCTGCACTGTCTGCGGCCGCCGCTGCAGCGCCCGCCCAAGAAGAGCAAGCTGTACGGCTG GCAATGTTCTGAATGCGACAAGACTTCCGATTCCGAACCGGAAGTTTTGGAGAAAAAGGTACCTCGACGATCTCGCATCAGATACAGCAAAGATGGCGCTATCATCACCGAACTCGCTAGCCCGGGGTCAACGCCTAACTCCCCTCCACCAAAACCAAAAGCCGATAAATCTCACAAAGTTGAAAAGTCCCTAAAAATCACACCAACAGAAAACCTGTCACCAATCAAAGTGACGATAAAACCGTTCGAATTCAGCAGCGAAAATGAAAACGagatgaagaagaaggatAAGAAAATGAAGAAGTCCAAGCAGCCTAAAGAGCACACATCAGGGTCCGCCGGTGAAAGTGACAGCCCTAGTAAGAAACTCAAGAGAAGCTTTACATCTCCTTCCTTGACTAATACTCCACTGATGTCTATCACCCCTATAGTAGCTGACAGCCCTAATGATTCCCACAACGAAAACTCCAACGCCTCTATTAATAACACCTCAATGAAGCGCGATGAAGGCTTTGTTCCACAAAATCTATCATTCTCATCTCTTTTAAACGAGTCTAAAGAACGAGACAGCAAGACGATTGAGAGTTCCATTGAAAGTACGTTGGCGAATCTCTCTTCAGATATTGCTACGTACAAAGCGAATAGAAAGAGGAGGAAAGAGAAGCATAGATCGAGGTATTCGCCTGATTTCATGCGCTCTCCGTCGAAGTCTCACAAGCATAAGAGGAAGAAGAAAACACAGGATATGGAAAATCCAGATACTCCGCATCCAAGGATAACTATAAAG ataaaaCCGATCCCGAAACCGGACGGCTCCTTGGACACGCAAATGTTTTACGTGCCGACCGACAGTAATGATGGGCCTCCGCCGTCCGTCATGAAGAATTTATCTAAG CCCGGAGTAGAAGCCACGCCCCCCGACCCTCCGCAAGTTGAAGCCCCGCCCGCCGCCGAGTCTGAAGGGACTACTCct
- the LOC128671573 gene encoding PHD finger protein 14 isoform X4: MSNLDNIPEGRGPAKRKVKPVEPQALLDFDLGEGESSDDSDFRIEDHPEESDDYSINSDDDKKGNANSESSEDESDSDLERFKTNSNKIGEEMSVAELLENSKKEFKFPGDLANVLICAGCLGSRSDDFNEIVGCDGCGVTVHEGCYGVSDVASESSTVSSASTEPWFCEACKAGVTDPSCELCPNKGGIFKETEVGAWVHLVCALYVPGVAFSEVEHLSGVTLFEMAYSRWGARACALCCDATLARTGVCVGCDAGLCKTFFHVTCGQREGLLAEAHSEEAEQADPFYAHCRLHSDKALVKKRKRNWLALQFRTEKRRQELQSSVTTDEKLRFQRKLVKCRRKYLQQKENRNPPWVPTQKMARMLYSSASAMRQFQHKAECMGVDIHALEFQDAQMAALRDVSRRWHVPPAFSVEFVGYYLDRNTRVTSLRSSLQRLTIENEKLLAEDDTLRNDYDEASKENTEALAELTSTREALQKIYNAIITVCPKKTPPAILEDKPLLPPVIPRSTPKVTPQQLQKRDNPDARHGKVLSTSLEAGGLAARECAVCARSSEQHLMAACDTCAQHYHLHCLRPPLQRPPKKSKLYGWQCSECDKTSDSEPEVLEKKVPRRSRIRYSKDGAIITELASPGSTPNSPPPKPKADKSHKVEKSLKITPTENLSPIKVTIKPFEFSSENENEMKKKDKKMKKSKQPKEHTSGSAGESDSPSKKLKRSFTSPSLTNTPLMSITPIVADSPNDSHNENSNASINNTSMKRDEGFVPQNLSFSSLLNESKERDSKTIESSIESTLANLSSDIATYKANRKRRKEKHRSRYSPDFMRSPSKSHKHKRKKKTQDMENPDTPHPRITIKIKPIPKPDGSLDTQMFYVPTDSNDGPPPSVMKNLSKPGVEATPPDPPQVEAPPAAESEGTTPLPITQEENPETATTKPKRSRNARARRGPDQSASGGAALAPMTHCDVCAQPGDGTNLVRCDECHKRYHFTCLEPPLNKNPKKRGYSWHCADCDPTDVEENN, from the exons ATGAGTAAtc TCGACAATATTCCAGAGGGTCGAGGGCCGGCCAAAAGGAAGGTGAAACCAGTTGAGCCACAGGCTTTGCTAGATTTTGATCTGGGTGAAGGCGAGAGCTCAGACGACTCAGACTTTCGAATTGAAGATCACCCGGAGGAGAGTGATGACTACTCTATCAACAGTGATGACGACAAAA aagGAAATGCTAACAGTGAGTCATCAGAAGATGAGTCTGATTCAGATCTTGAACGctttaaaacaaatagtaataaaattggaGAAGAGATGTCGGTTGCTGAGTTGCTGGAAAATAGCAAGAAGGAGTTCaag tttcCTGGAGACTTAGCTAATGTGCTAATTTGTGCTGGGTGTCTTGGCTCGCGATCGGATGATTTTAATGAGATTGTTGGTTGTGATGGCTGTGGGGTCACCGTGCATGAAG GTTGCTATGGTGTTTCTGATGTGGCTAGTGAGTCAAGTACAGTCAGTTCTGCATCCACAGAGCCATGGTTCTGTGAGGCTTGCAAAGCTGGAGTTACTGACCCTAGCTGTGAACTTTGTCCAAATAAAG gtggCATTTTCAAAGAAACAGAAGTTGGAGCATGGGTGCATTTAGTTTGTGCACTGTATGTGCCGGGAGTCGCATTTTCAGAG GTGGAACATCTGTCCGGCGTGACGCTGTTCGAGATGGCGTACTCGCGGTGGGGCGCGCGCGCGTGCGCGCTGTGCTGCGACGCGACGCTGGCGCGCACCGGCGTCTGCGTCGGCTGCGACGCCGGCTTGTGCAAGACCTTCTTCCATGTCACCTG tggACAGCGAGAAGGTTTGCTGGCCGAAGCGCATTCAGAAGAAGCGGAACAAGCGGATCCATTCTACGCGCATTGTCGGCTACACTCTGACAAGGCTCTCGTGAAGAAACGCAAGAGGAACTGGCTGGCTTTGCAATTCAGGACTGAGAAACG GCGACAAGAACTACAAAGTAGCGTGACCACTGATGAAAAACTCCGATTCCAGAGGAAGCTGGTGAAGTGCAGGCGGAAGTATTTGCAGCAGAAGGAGAACAGGAATCCGCCATGGG TGCCCACTCAAAAGATGGCGCGTATGCTGTACAGCAGTGCGTCGGCCATGAGGCAGTTCCAGCACAAAGCCGAATGTATGGGCGTCGATATACATGCGCTGGAGTTCCAGGATGCACAG ATGGCAGCACTGCGCGATGTGTCCCGTCGCTGGCACGTGCCGCCCGCGTTTTCTGTGGAATTCGTGGGATATTACTTGGACAG GAATACTCGTGTGACGTCATTACGCAGTTCCCTGCAACGACTCACCATTGAGAACGAAAAGTTGTTGGCGGAGGACGACACACTGAGGAATGATTATGATGAG GCGTCAAAGGAGAACACAGAAGCTCTCGCCGAATTGACATCGACCAGAGAGGCGCTACAAAAGATCTACAACGCCATTATAACAGTGTGCCCTAAGAAAACTCCGCCCGCCATCTTGGAAGACAAGCCTCTGTTGCCGCCGGTGATCCCCAGGTCCACGCCCAAGGTCACACCGCAGCAGTTGCAGAAacg CGACAACCCGGACGCTCGCCATGGAAAAGTCTTGTCTACTTCTTTGGAAG CGGGGGGGTTGGCGGCGCGCGAGTGCGCAGTGTGCGCGCGCAGCAGCGAGCAGCACCTGATGGCGGCGTGCGACACGTGCGCGCAGCACTACCACCTGCACTGTCTGCGGCCGCCGCTGCAGCGCCCGCCCAAGAAGAGCAAGCTGTACGGCTG GCAATGTTCTGAATGCGACAAGACTTCCGATTCCGAACCGGAAGTTTTGGAGAAAAAGGTACCTCGACGATCTCGCATCAGATACAGCAAAGATGGCGCTATCATCACCGAACTCGCTAGCCCGGGGTCAACGCCTAACTCCCCTCCACCAAAACCAAAAGCCGATAAATCTCACAAAGTTGAAAAGTCCCTAAAAATCACACCAACAGAAAACCTGTCACCAATCAAAGTGACGATAAAACCGTTCGAATTCAGCAGCGAAAATGAAAACGagatgaagaagaaggatAAGAAAATGAAGAAGTCCAAGCAGCCTAAAGAGCACACATCAGGGTCCGCCGGTGAAAGTGACAGCCCTAGTAAGAAACTCAAGAGAAGCTTTACATCTCCTTCCTTGACTAATACTCCACTGATGTCTATCACCCCTATAGTAGCTGACAGCCCTAATGATTCCCACAACGAAAACTCCAACGCCTCTATTAATAACACCTCAATGAAGCGCGATGAAGGCTTTGTTCCACAAAATCTATCATTCTCATCTCTTTTAAACGAGTCTAAAGAACGAGACAGCAAGACGATTGAGAGTTCCATTGAAAGTACGTTGGCGAATCTCTCTTCAGATATTGCTACGTACAAAGCGAATAGAAAGAGGAGGAAAGAGAAGCATAGATCGAGGTATTCGCCTGATTTCATGCGCTCTCCGTCGAAGTCTCACAAGCATAAGAGGAAGAAGAAAACACAGGATATGGAAAATCCAGATACTCCGCATCCAAGGATAACTATAAAG ataaaaCCGATCCCGAAACCGGACGGCTCCTTGGACACGCAAATGTTTTACGTGCCGACCGACAGTAATGATGGGCCTCCGCCGTCCGTCATGAAGAATTTATCTAAG CCCGGAGTAGAAGCCACGCCCCCCGACCCTCCGCAAGTTGAAGCCCCGCCCGCCGCCGAGTCTGAAGGGACTACTCct
- the LOC128671573 gene encoding PHD finger protein 14 isoform X3: MSNLDNIPEGRGPAKRKVKPVEPQALLDFDLGEGESSDDSDFRIEDHPEESDDYSINSDDDKKGNANSESSEDESDSDLERFKTNSNKIGEEMSVAELLENSKKEFKFPGDLANVLICAGCLGSRSDDFNEIVGCDGCGVTVHEGCYGVSDVASESSTVSSASTEPWFCEACKAGVTDPSCELCPNKGGIFKETEVGAWVHLVCALYVPGVAFSEVEHLSGVTLFEMAYSRWGARACALCCDATLARTGVCVGCDAGLCKTFFHVTCGQREGLLAEAHSEEAEQADPFYAHCRLHSDKALVKKRKRNWLALQFRTEKRRQELQSSVTTDEKLRFQRKLVKCRRKYLQQKENRNPPWVPTQKMARMLYSSASAMRQFQHKAECMGVDIHALEFQDAQMAALRDVSRRWHVPPAFSVEFVGYYLDRNTRVTSLRSSLQRLTIENEKLLAEDDTLRNDYDEASKENTEALAELTSTREALQKIYNAIITVCPKKTPPAILEDKPLLPPVIPRSTPKVTPQQLQKRSMSVPTAAALKMGVGFPLSDNPDARHGKVLSTSLEAGGLAARECAVCARSSEQHLMAACDTCAQHYHLHCLRPPLQRPPKKSKLYGWQCSECDKTSDSEPEVLEKKVPRRSRIRYSKDGAIITELASPGSTPNSPPPKPKADKSHKVEKSLKITPTENLSPIKVTIKPFEFSSENENEMKKKDKKMKKSKQPKEHTSGSAGESDSPSKKLKRSFTSPSLTNTPLMSITPIVADSPNDSHNENSNASINNTSMKRDEGFVPQNLSFSSLLNESKERDSKTIESSIESTLANLSSDIATYKANRKRRKEKHRSRYSPDFMRSPSKSHKHKRKKKTQDMENPDTPHPRITIKIKPIPKPDGSLDTQMFYVPTDSNDGPPPSVMKNLSKPGVEATPPDPPQVEAPPAAESEGTTPRSRNARARRGPDQSASGGAALAPMTHCDVCAQPGDGTNLVRCDECHKRYHFTCLEPPLNKNPKKRGYSWHCADCDPTDVEENN, translated from the exons ATGAGTAAtc TCGACAATATTCCAGAGGGTCGAGGGCCGGCCAAAAGGAAGGTGAAACCAGTTGAGCCACAGGCTTTGCTAGATTTTGATCTGGGTGAAGGCGAGAGCTCAGACGACTCAGACTTTCGAATTGAAGATCACCCGGAGGAGAGTGATGACTACTCTATCAACAGTGATGACGACAAAA aagGAAATGCTAACAGTGAGTCATCAGAAGATGAGTCTGATTCAGATCTTGAACGctttaaaacaaatagtaataaaattggaGAAGAGATGTCGGTTGCTGAGTTGCTGGAAAATAGCAAGAAGGAGTTCaag tttcCTGGAGACTTAGCTAATGTGCTAATTTGTGCTGGGTGTCTTGGCTCGCGATCGGATGATTTTAATGAGATTGTTGGTTGTGATGGCTGTGGGGTCACCGTGCATGAAG GTTGCTATGGTGTTTCTGATGTGGCTAGTGAGTCAAGTACAGTCAGTTCTGCATCCACAGAGCCATGGTTCTGTGAGGCTTGCAAAGCTGGAGTTACTGACCCTAGCTGTGAACTTTGTCCAAATAAAG gtggCATTTTCAAAGAAACAGAAGTTGGAGCATGGGTGCATTTAGTTTGTGCACTGTATGTGCCGGGAGTCGCATTTTCAGAG GTGGAACATCTGTCCGGCGTGACGCTGTTCGAGATGGCGTACTCGCGGTGGGGCGCGCGCGCGTGCGCGCTGTGCTGCGACGCGACGCTGGCGCGCACCGGCGTCTGCGTCGGCTGCGACGCCGGCTTGTGCAAGACCTTCTTCCATGTCACCTG tggACAGCGAGAAGGTTTGCTGGCCGAAGCGCATTCAGAAGAAGCGGAACAAGCGGATCCATTCTACGCGCATTGTCGGCTACACTCTGACAAGGCTCTCGTGAAGAAACGCAAGAGGAACTGGCTGGCTTTGCAATTCAGGACTGAGAAACG GCGACAAGAACTACAAAGTAGCGTGACCACTGATGAAAAACTCCGATTCCAGAGGAAGCTGGTGAAGTGCAGGCGGAAGTATTTGCAGCAGAAGGAGAACAGGAATCCGCCATGGG TGCCCACTCAAAAGATGGCGCGTATGCTGTACAGCAGTGCGTCGGCCATGAGGCAGTTCCAGCACAAAGCCGAATGTATGGGCGTCGATATACATGCGCTGGAGTTCCAGGATGCACAG ATGGCAGCACTGCGCGATGTGTCCCGTCGCTGGCACGTGCCGCCCGCGTTTTCTGTGGAATTCGTGGGATATTACTTGGACAG GAATACTCGTGTGACGTCATTACGCAGTTCCCTGCAACGACTCACCATTGAGAACGAAAAGTTGTTGGCGGAGGACGACACACTGAGGAATGATTATGATGAG GCGTCAAAGGAGAACACAGAAGCTCTCGCCGAATTGACATCGACCAGAGAGGCGCTACAAAAGATCTACAACGCCATTATAACAGTGTGCCCTAAGAAAACTCCGCCCGCCATCTTGGAAGACAAGCCTCTGTTGCCGCCGGTGATCCCCAGGTCCACGCCCAAGGTCACACCGCAGCAGTTGCAGAAacg GTCTATGTCTGTGCCTACCGCTGCGGCCCTAAAGATGGGCGTTGGTTTTCCTCTTAGCGACAACCCGGACGCTCGCCATGGAAAAGTCTTGTCTACTTCTTTGGAAG CGGGGGGGTTGGCGGCGCGCGAGTGCGCAGTGTGCGCGCGCAGCAGCGAGCAGCACCTGATGGCGGCGTGCGACACGTGCGCGCAGCACTACCACCTGCACTGTCTGCGGCCGCCGCTGCAGCGCCCGCCCAAGAAGAGCAAGCTGTACGGCTG GCAATGTTCTGAATGCGACAAGACTTCCGATTCCGAACCGGAAGTTTTGGAGAAAAAGGTACCTCGACGATCTCGCATCAGATACAGCAAAGATGGCGCTATCATCACCGAACTCGCTAGCCCGGGGTCAACGCCTAACTCCCCTCCACCAAAACCAAAAGCCGATAAATCTCACAAAGTTGAAAAGTCCCTAAAAATCACACCAACAGAAAACCTGTCACCAATCAAAGTGACGATAAAACCGTTCGAATTCAGCAGCGAAAATGAAAACGagatgaagaagaaggatAAGAAAATGAAGAAGTCCAAGCAGCCTAAAGAGCACACATCAGGGTCCGCCGGTGAAAGTGACAGCCCTAGTAAGAAACTCAAGAGAAGCTTTACATCTCCTTCCTTGACTAATACTCCACTGATGTCTATCACCCCTATAGTAGCTGACAGCCCTAATGATTCCCACAACGAAAACTCCAACGCCTCTATTAATAACACCTCAATGAAGCGCGATGAAGGCTTTGTTCCACAAAATCTATCATTCTCATCTCTTTTAAACGAGTCTAAAGAACGAGACAGCAAGACGATTGAGAGTTCCATTGAAAGTACGTTGGCGAATCTCTCTTCAGATATTGCTACGTACAAAGCGAATAGAAAGAGGAGGAAAGAGAAGCATAGATCGAGGTATTCGCCTGATTTCATGCGCTCTCCGTCGAAGTCTCACAAGCATAAGAGGAAGAAGAAAACACAGGATATGGAAAATCCAGATACTCCGCATCCAAGGATAACTATAAAG ataaaaCCGATCCCGAAACCGGACGGCTCCTTGGACACGCAAATGTTTTACGTGCCGACCGACAGTAATGATGGGCCTCCGCCGTCCGTCATGAAGAATTTATCTAAG CCCGGAGTAGAAGCCACGCCCCCCGACCCTCCGCAAGTTGAAGCCCCGCCCGCCGCCGAGTCTGAAGGGACTACTCct